The nucleotide window GCCCAAGTAGCTGAAGAGTCGTCTCCAGCTACGAACCACTACATAAAGGACCCAAAAAGGAATTCCCATCAAACACAAACCCAGAAATCTTCTAACCCAGCGCAAATGCCTTAAAAACTGGACAGCTGCCTTAGCCCAAACTACAGAAACAAGGAACCGAATACCTTCAACAACGTACAACGAGTCTGGCAAGGTCCAAAATCATGAGCCCTCAgaacaaaatgaaacgaaaataGAAGCCATGAAGTACACGCTGCAAAAAAGGATGATGGAGTATCACAACagaccaaataaataatggcttCCCTACGAAAAGCTATGTGGAACGCTAATGGTGTTTCACAACTTGAACTAACTTAATTCATATACGACAAAAAATCGttttctagcttcaaagcgaaagGTCGTGTTATTTTTCTGCGctccaaatttatttttgtttttgtcaaaTCCAGCggttgtttttaataaatttttgaataatttaatttcgtactcagtactagttaaagttccgttcgcttcgcgagtgaatttcttgtgatttgtgcattatttaaataaattaattcaatctgttctctttctgtctttgtgttttgtttactctctcattcgtgcgttgtccgtagtgctgtttggtgttgtttttgtacttaaacTGCACTGTGTAacctctctctcgctctcccacacaaaatctaaAGTTCTAAACGTGCAGgctgcgctcttgcggtacatttcaCAGCTCGCTTAcaagttttgattttatgttttggtacagtggtcagaatccaattaaatatagaaaccgatgttgtctgcttccaaaaccaatgccgtcaggtaaaaAAGCCTGTTGGCTAGAGTGGTGCACACTAAGAGCGCTGATTTTAACGGCCGAAAAAGTtatgacctagctaaaggaCCAAATCTAAGATACTGTTGagatacttgcctaggagttgcgaatgaaatgcaactctttatgcgattaaaaggactgatcagcagttttcgtcgagctgatgatcttccTTCCGCGctagattcacaatttaatagtctcaagctattagaagaatctccaaagcgcaagaaagccgctggtggtaggctgcctaaggggaatggaattgacgatcgcagcaaaccctcaaatgttgcttagatcggcagctaaaaaagattcggtgcaatccgatcaatcggttgtgtAGGGAGcccagcctgggattgctaacgattccgttttgtccgcagtggtttctcaaccggtgattccacctgTCCCGAATAGTCCCCTGATCGAACATCATTTGATGTTTTGTCTcatatacaagacaaaacaagagagaacgctatagtcgagttccccgactatctgatacccgttactcagatggtggaagtgcaaaggagaaattttcacactgacagtttttggcggtctgtgggcgttagagtgggtggtgcaaaaagaattttggcatatcgagagaaattaacaaataacaaatatgtgaaaaatatcaacaacattttcaaaagtgtgggcgtggcagctttggacggtttgtgggcgttagggtgggcgtggcaaaaagtttttctgcagatcgatagaaatgcacaatactaataagaaaattaaaaaaaatgaaaacatttttcaagtgtgggtggggcagttttgggcggtttgtgggcgttagagtgggcgtggcaacatgaatcgacaaactttcgctgcttctatgtctctggagtctgcatgctgtaTCTCAACATCTCTAGCTTTTATActttctgagatctcgacgttcatacggacagacggacatggccagatcgactcggctattgatcctgatcaagatgtatatactttatatggtcggaaacgcttccttctgcctgttacatacttttcaacgaatctagtatacccttttactctacgagtaacgggtataataaacttgcgacaacgatatgtcgagcaagccgtcaataatgttatgctgtgctataggtagaagaatattcgactgttcttctgtgAAGCACGcagtgcctggtatattaaagtcacttAGAAAAAccagttggtccctatcggacagtctatttgaaacggattaaatagcggacaaatggttttgtagtagtagtagtagtaattgtatataagcatagtagtataagtcccattgcaataaaagaactaaaagctctgtgcgtgcaaaacaagcaaaacgGAGACACGATGACGGCGACgtttgcacatacatacaaaggAATGCAAGAAACAGAAGGTTCGAGAAAAGTAACGGGATCTTGTGAAATGAATGTTAACAACGAAAATGAGATCGAACAATGTTCTGAGAGGCAGATGGTgagcgccagcaacaatgagtCCAACAAATGTTTCGCGATCCCGATGGCTAGCAACAATGATCCTGAgatgcaaatggctggcaacaaGGAGCCGCAACaatgttttggaaaccaaATGATGCGCAACAATGTAACTATGCAAGGCAGCTATATTCAAAGACTGGAAAAtgagttgaaaatattgaagctgcaaaatgagatcgaccagttaaaaaataaacaacaacgaagTAACGACACAGACTCAAGcatttttttcgaaattttaaaggAGATCGTTAAGGTATACGATGGCGGCAACTTTTGAATGTCCAGAAAAATTTCATGGTCGGCGACGAGATGATGCGTGCGCTGATTCACTACAAAGTTAAGGGCGATGCTGAAATATGGCTGTATTCAAGCACGAGCGCTACTATGGACACAGCGGATAAAATGTTAAGCCACCTGGAGAAAATGTTCGTAATGTCCAAAGAGTCAAAGTTGAGTATGCGGCAGAAGCTACAGAACTGCGTCTGGATCAAAGGTGAGGAGTTCTCCAAGTACTACAACGAgaagtggcagctggcggATAACTTAGCACTGGCAGAAGATGAATTTTTGGAATATGTCATTAACGGCATACACGATGTCAATCTACGCAATCTGGCTAAGTCGCATTCGTTCAAGACCGGATTGGAGCTTTTGGAGGCATTCCGAAACGATGAGTTGGGCTACGTTCCTAAGCCCAAGTTACTAGAAGACCGTAGAGCAGGAGATTATCAGAAGCCACGAGGTAATGCAGAGTGCTACAATTGCCACAGTCGGGGCCACCTGGCCAAAGAGTGCCGCAAGCCTAAGAGACAAGTTGGGGCTTGTTACGCATGTGGCTTGCAAGGACATGTGTCTAAGGAGTGCAACCAATACAAGAAGTCGAAGGGCGGGGACAACGATTATGTAAGTTATattgaattaacattttgtacaAAGAATAAGATGCTGAACCCCATTTTCATAGAATGTCTCATAGATTCTGGCAGCCCGataagtattattaaaaaacgtGTTAtaccaagtcaaataaaaatggaaaagactACCTCTTTAAGTTACGTTggattaaatttaagtaaattacaaatacatgGAAGCGTAAAATGTTAAGTTAAATtctcaaataaaaatactccTATGTTACTATATGTCGTGGATGATGAATCTATGGGATATGCTATGTTATTGGGAAGGGATTTTTCAGCAAGAGTAAAGgccaaaattgtaattgaaaattgataactgaaataaaaaaagattcgatagttgaaaaaaatcaaaataaaaacaagagagaacgctatagtcgagttccccgactatctgatacctgttactcagatggtggaagtgcaaaggagaaattttcacACTGACAgtgtttggcggtttgtgggcgttagagtgggtggtgcaaaaagaattttggcatatcgagagaaattaacaaataacaaatatgtgaaaaatatcaacaacattttcaaaagtgtgggcgtgccacgcccaccctaacgcccacaaaccgtccaaagctgccacgcccacacttttgaaaatgttgttgatatttttcacatatttgttatttgttaatttctctcgatatgccaaaattctttttgcaccacccactctaacgcccacaaaccgccaaacacTGTCAGTgtgaaaatttctcctttgcacttccaccatctgagtaacaggtatcagatagtcggggaactcgactatagcgttctctcttgtttttattttgatttttttcaactatcgaatctttttttatttcagttatcaattttcaattacaattttggcCTTTACTCTTGCTGAAAAATCCCTTCCCAATAACATAGCATATCCCATAGATTCATCATCCACGACATATAGTAACATAggagtatttttatttgagaATTTAACTTAACATTTTACGCTTCcatgtatttgtaatttacttaaatttaatccAACGTAACTTAAAGAGGTagtcttttccatttttatttgacttggtaTAACacgttttttaataatacttatCGGGCTGCCAGAATCTATGAGACATTCTATGAAAATGGGGTTCAGCATCTTATTCTTtgtacaaaatgttaattcaatATAACTTACATAATCGTTGTCCCCGCCCTTCGACTTCTTGTATTGGTTGCACTCCTTAGACACATGTCCTTGCAAGCCACATGCGTAACAAGCCCCATCTTGTCTCTTAGGCTTGCGGCACTCTTTGGCCAGGTGGCCCCGACTGTGGCAATTGTAGCACTCTGCATTACCTCGTGGCTTCTGATAATCTCCTGCTCTACGGTCTTCTAGTAACTTGGGCTTAGGAACGTAGCCCAACTCATCGTTTCGGAATGCCTCCAAAAGCTCCAATCCGGTCTTGAACGAATGCGACTTAGCCAGATTGCGTAGATTGACATCGTGTATGCCGTTAATGACATATTCCAAAAATTCATCTTCTGCCAGTGCTAAGTTATccgccagctgccacttcTCGTTGTAGTACTTGGAGAACTCCTCACCTTTGATCCAGACGCAGTTCTGTAGCTTCTGCCGCATACTCAACTTTGACTCTTTGGACATTACGAACATTTTCTCCAGGTGGCTTAACATTTTATCCGCTGTGTCCATAGTAGCGCTCGTGCTTGAATACAGCCATATTTCAGCATCGCCCTTAACTTTGTAGTGAATCAGCGCACGCATCATCTCGTCGCCGACCTTGAAATTTTTCTGGACATTCAAAAGTTGAGATAGCcaaacattaaaattgtttccgCCATCGT belongs to Drosophila teissieri strain GT53w unplaced genomic scaffold, Prin_Dtei_1.1 Segkk124_quiver_pilon_scaf, whole genome shotgun sequence and includes:
- the LOC122625554 gene encoding zinc finger CCHC domain-containing protein 7-like, producing MNVNNENEIEQCSERQMVSASNNESNKCFAIPMASNNDPEMQMAGNKEPQQCFGNQMMRNNKNFMVGDEMMRALIHYKVKGDAEIWLYSSTSATMDTADKMLSHLEKMFVMSKESKLSMRQKLQNCVWIKGEEFSKYYNEKWQLADNLALAEDEFLEYVINGIHDVNLRNLAKSHSFKTGLELLEAFRNDELGYVPKPKLLEDRRAGDYQKPRGNAECYNCHSRGHLAKECRKPKRQVGACYACGLQGHVSKECNQYKKSKGGDNDYNVS